A window from Sphingomonas aliaeris encodes these proteins:
- a CDS encoding metallophosphoesterase family protein, translated as MAGNLTFVHAADIHLDSPLHGLSRSDEAFSRLVRGATRKAFSNVVDLAIEEGAAFVVIAGDLYDGAWKDQSTGQFAIAQLARLTRAGIRSVIAFGNHDAESRVTRHLTAPEGVYKLKSAKCESVRFDDLGVVVHGRSYKEAATTENIASTYCPPVPGMLNVALLHTALDGHEGHANYAPCSLGELQAAGHDYWALGHVHDHAVRSDHPHVVFAGNTQGRHIRETGAKGAVVVRVQEGAIVHVEHRATDEVRWAHARVDAIGAADPMEALAAIQAQLRPAVLGADGRPWPRGFRSRSMVRSRSGSVPIPHGSKRRFAGMPQVSPTRCGSSA; from the coding sequence ATGGCCGGCAACCTCACCTTCGTCCACGCCGCGGACATTCATCTCGACAGTCCGTTGCACGGCCTCTCGCGGAGTGACGAGGCGTTCTCGCGCCTGGTGCGCGGCGCGACCCGGAAGGCCTTTTCCAACGTCGTGGATCTCGCGATCGAGGAAGGTGCTGCCTTCGTGGTGATCGCCGGCGATCTCTATGATGGCGCCTGGAAGGACCAGTCGACCGGTCAGTTCGCCATTGCGCAGCTCGCACGCCTGACGAGGGCCGGCATCCGGTCCGTGATCGCCTTTGGCAACCACGACGCTGAGAGTCGGGTCACCCGCCACCTGACCGCTCCGGAAGGGGTCTACAAGCTCAAGAGCGCGAAGTGCGAGAGCGTGCGGTTTGACGATCTCGGGGTCGTCGTTCACGGTCGCAGCTACAAGGAAGCGGCGACCACCGAGAACATCGCGTCGACCTACTGTCCGCCCGTGCCGGGCATGCTCAACGTGGCGCTGCTTCACACCGCGCTTGATGGGCATGAGGGGCATGCCAACTACGCGCCATGCAGTCTCGGTGAGCTACAGGCTGCTGGCCACGATTATTGGGCGCTAGGCCATGTCCACGATCACGCCGTTCGGTCCGATCACCCGCACGTCGTTTTCGCCGGCAACACGCAAGGGCGCCACATTCGAGAGACCGGAGCCAAAGGCGCTGTGGTCGTCCGCGTACAGGAAGGCGCCATAGTCCATGTCGAGCACCGCGCGACGGACGAGGTCCGCTGGGCACATGCCCGGGTCGATGCGATCGGTGCGGCAGACCCGATGGAGGCGCTTGCTGCGATCCAGGCACAGCTGCGTCCTGCCGTTCTGGGCGCCGACGGGCGCCCCTGGCCGCGCGGGTTTCGATCACGGTCGATGGTCCGCTCGCGCAGCGGCTCCGTGCCGATCCCGCATGGTTCGAAGCGGAGGTTCGCGGGCATGCCGCAGGTGTCTCCGACGCGTTGTGGATCGAGCGCGTGA
- a CDS encoding AAA family ATPase, with amino-acid sequence MIKISSLTIRDFRGIRSITLDLGSNNFAVCGPNGSGKSGVVDAIEFVLTGDISRLAGKGTGGLSVKEHGPHVDSTPEYAFVEAEVVIAATGKSATIRRTVKQPKAPTVTPDDPSIRAALAELAAHPEFVLSRREIIKFVLAEPSARSQLVQALLRLDELDTVRANLTKIANAEVRDEKAAIRHAADAGSDFALALGIPKISSAPLLIAVNTRRTTLGLPPLNELTATTSVREGLQPPTSAAGAAVNKTRMLTELRSARERLEGLATAKFEDALSATRAAVGTLEADVSLLQGANRENMLRAALALYDDECPVCGTEFELAEFQTTVTAKLAALSAATAKRQQLENALEPIADALDQAALAFTAAANWSNVAKIPIPVAKLAAAAQSKAAAAAALRKLLPIEATKESLATAGDISGLRDELAHLDAAAALLPDPSTQDAAREYLVIAQSKLESWRKCRKAEVNAKTRAELTSAVSATFGDAITDGLEAIFDAVRSRFGALYRAINHDDESAFDARFKQVPGRLALDVDFYGRGFFPPGAYHSEGHQDGMGLCLYLALTDHLLGQRFSIAVLDDVLMSVDSGHRREFSRLLKTEFPHTQFILTTHDPIWLKHMASEGLVGPKGSARFRKWDVDHGPAEWDTKNVWAEIDSYLALDDVPAAAGALRRYLEYLGEEVCHRLRARVEFRADAQFMLGDTLPHGLVALGDAYKRGRVAAGKWNKPERVEEIKALESAFVDARTAANVDQWQVNTAVHYNSWANLSKSDFIPVVDAYRALVASFHCGDCGGLLRVSPERGPKESVRCSCGTVLISLVEP; translated from the coding sequence GTGATTAAGATCAGCTCTCTCACGATCCGCGACTTTCGGGGCATACGCTCAATCACCCTGGACTTGGGTTCGAACAACTTCGCGGTTTGCGGTCCCAATGGAAGCGGCAAGAGCGGAGTCGTGGACGCGATCGAATTTGTGCTCACTGGCGACATTTCGCGCTTGGCGGGTAAGGGTACAGGGGGGCTTTCGGTCAAAGAGCACGGCCCCCATGTCGACAGCACTCCCGAGTATGCCTTTGTCGAAGCCGAAGTCGTTATTGCGGCGACAGGTAAGTCAGCGACGATCCGCCGGACGGTGAAACAACCCAAGGCGCCGACGGTCACGCCTGATGATCCGAGCATAAGAGCGGCGCTAGCAGAGCTCGCCGCTCACCCAGAATTTGTTCTCTCGCGCCGCGAGATAATCAAATTCGTGCTGGCCGAGCCAAGCGCGCGCTCGCAACTCGTGCAAGCGCTCCTTCGCCTCGACGAACTCGACACCGTTCGCGCTAATTTGACCAAGATCGCTAATGCCGAGGTTCGCGACGAAAAGGCTGCCATCCGACACGCTGCCGATGCTGGGTCTGATTTCGCGCTTGCTCTCGGAATTCCGAAAATCAGTTCCGCTCCTTTGCTCATCGCGGTCAACACGCGCCGGACAACGCTTGGGTTGCCTCCGTTGAACGAGTTGACCGCCACGACCTCGGTCCGAGAAGGACTCCAACCCCCGACGAGTGCGGCTGGCGCGGCGGTCAACAAGACACGGATGCTGACAGAGCTTAGATCCGCACGCGAGCGCTTGGAAGGGCTCGCGACCGCAAAATTCGAAGATGCCCTGAGTGCCACGAGGGCTGCTGTTGGCACTCTCGAAGCCGATGTCAGCCTGCTTCAAGGGGCGAATCGCGAGAACATGCTACGGGCAGCATTGGCGCTGTACGATGACGAATGTCCGGTGTGCGGCACGGAGTTCGAGCTGGCCGAGTTCCAGACGACCGTGACCGCAAAGCTGGCCGCTTTGTCTGCCGCTACGGCAAAGCGCCAGCAATTGGAGAACGCACTGGAGCCGATCGCGGATGCTCTCGATCAGGCGGCGTTGGCGTTCACGGCCGCTGCAAACTGGTCGAACGTCGCGAAGATTCCCATTCCGGTCGCGAAACTTGCCGCAGCGGCACAGAGCAAGGCAGCGGCTGCGGCTGCGCTTCGAAAGCTCTTGCCGATTGAGGCGACAAAGGAATCACTCGCGACCGCCGGCGACATTTCCGGTCTGCGCGACGAGCTCGCCCACCTTGATGCAGCCGCCGCGCTTCTTCCCGATCCATCTACTCAGGATGCCGCGCGTGAATATCTCGTCATCGCGCAAAGCAAACTTGAGAGCTGGCGTAAATGCCGCAAGGCCGAGGTCAATGCCAAGACGCGTGCGGAGCTGACATCTGCCGTAAGCGCGACTTTTGGCGACGCAATCACAGACGGTCTTGAGGCGATTTTTGATGCAGTCAGGTCTCGATTTGGCGCGCTCTATCGCGCGATAAATCATGACGATGAAAGTGCCTTCGACGCCCGCTTCAAGCAGGTTCCGGGGCGGCTGGCCCTTGATGTGGATTTTTACGGCCGCGGGTTTTTTCCGCCAGGCGCCTATCACAGTGAGGGCCACCAAGACGGGATGGGCTTGTGCCTTTACCTAGCTCTCACGGATCACCTGCTCGGCCAGAGGTTTTCGATTGCGGTTCTGGATGACGTGCTGATGTCTGTTGACTCCGGGCATCGGCGCGAATTCTCACGCCTACTCAAGACCGAATTCCCCCACACTCAGTTCATCCTCACTACGCACGATCCTATATGGCTCAAACACATGGCAAGCGAGGGCTTGGTGGGTCCGAAAGGGAGCGCTCGCTTCCGCAAATGGGACGTGGATCATGGACCGGCGGAGTGGGACACCAAGAATGTTTGGGCCGAGATCGACAGTTATCTGGCGCTAGATGATGTCCCAGCGGCAGCTGGTGCGCTCCGACGCTATCTTGAATACCTCGGTGAAGAGGTTTGCCATCGCCTGCGCGCAAGAGTCGAGTTCCGTGCCGATGCTCAATTCATGCTCGGCGACACGCTACCCCACGGTCTGGTCGCGCTCGGCGATGCCTACAAGCGGGGGCGGGTTGCGGCAGGCAAGTGGAACAAGCCGGAGCGCGTTGAGGAGATCAAAGCGCTCGAATCGGCGTTTGTCGATGCCCGGACCGCCGCCAATGTCGATCAATGGCAGGTGAACACGGCAGTCCATTACAACTCTTGGGCAAACCTATCGAAATCGGATTTTATTCCGGTCGTCGATGCATATCGTGCGCTGGTCGCAAGTTTTCACTGCGGCGACTGCGGCGGTCTACTGCGTGTCTCACCCGAGCGCGGGCCAAAGGAGAGCGTTCGTTGCAGCTGCGGTACGGTTCTCATCAGCCTCGTCGAACCCTAA
- a CDS encoding BPTD_3080 family restriction endonuclease — protein MANSFYERPILNSPYAPPSLYHRLDDNGQPLEGEPIKGRRPSKFIVPVPASRKKAAAAQASLDLETYTENAKINEIRGYVDAWRAIPRAADWGVTPATQRLLEHWRRPKAEWAGPRPFFCQIEAVETMIWLTEVAPRRAATRGLLDQIAKDNEEANPALFRLAMKMATGSGKTTVMAMMIAWQTINAARRETKDFSRAFLIVAPGITIKDRLRVLQPSEPGNYYDTREIVPPEMLPEIRRAEIIITNYHAFQHRETLSMPKAARSFLQGNDPEPVKTTETDAQMLSRACDKLLRFERVNVINDEAHHCYRHKVGGDAEGALTGDEKKEAEENEEAARLWINGIEALDRQLKKGKRTGGVRAVYDLSATPFFLRGSGYIEGTLFPWVVSDFSLIDAIESGIVKLPRVPVTDNLVQTDTVVYRDLWKHIGKSMPKTTAGANKLSPFDLNPLLLTALNSLYSHYAGEFERWQRAGIGVPPVFIVVCQNTAISKLVFEWIAGFERGEAQQGERAAFHAGHLELFRNYDEHGGRLPRPRTLLIDSRQLEAGEALDKTFKDAASAEIEQFKRELAAREGAGSVKGDVSEGDLLREVMNTVGRVGRLGEQIRCVVSVSMLTEGWDTNTVTHILGVRAFGTQLLCEQVVGRGLRRQSYELNKDGLFDVEYADIMGIPFDFARSPQKVDNPKPPKPVTRVHAIAERADLEIRFPRVSGYRRELPSERLEAQFDEDSRLVITPEDIGPTSVTMEGIVGAGVTITPEVLAKLRPSEISFNLAKHLLYTHFRDEDGFPKQHLFPQIQRLARRWIDEGYLITKGVPIGAILYQEQLARAAEKIDIACTRGGGGHIVAVLDPYNPGGSTRHVNFITTKECWKTGAQPPRSQISHVVKDSSWEVALAQALEGHDRVIAYAKNQALGFEIPYLDGGTTRRYLPDFIVRLDAGGPEPLHLVLEMKGMRDESDKAKAQTARDLWVPGVNALGGYGRWAFAEFTDPYTTEDEFAALVNYMIDGVAA, from the coding sequence GTGGCTAACAGTTTCTACGAACGACCGATTCTGAATTCACCCTACGCGCCGCCGTCGCTGTACCACCGGCTCGACGATAACGGGCAGCCCCTTGAGGGTGAACCGATTAAGGGACGGCGTCCGTCGAAGTTCATCGTTCCCGTGCCGGCATCACGGAAGAAGGCAGCTGCCGCGCAGGCGTCGCTCGACCTCGAAACTTACACGGAGAACGCCAAGATCAACGAGATCCGCGGCTATGTGGACGCATGGCGCGCGATCCCAAGAGCCGCCGATTGGGGCGTCACGCCCGCGACCCAGCGGCTACTCGAACACTGGCGGCGACCGAAGGCCGAATGGGCCGGCCCCCGCCCGTTCTTCTGCCAGATCGAAGCGGTCGAGACGATGATCTGGTTGACCGAGGTCGCACCGCGACGCGCCGCCACGCGCGGTCTCCTCGACCAGATTGCCAAGGACAACGAGGAGGCCAACCCGGCGCTATTCCGGCTGGCGATGAAGATGGCCACGGGCAGCGGCAAGACGACCGTCATGGCGATGATGATCGCCTGGCAGACCATCAACGCCGCACGCCGGGAGACGAAAGATTTCTCTCGCGCATTTCTGATCGTCGCGCCGGGGATCACCATCAAGGACCGGCTGCGCGTCCTTCAGCCAAGCGAGCCCGGCAATTACTACGACACGCGCGAGATCGTGCCACCGGAGATGCTGCCAGAGATCAGGCGCGCCGAGATCATCATCACCAACTATCACGCCTTCCAGCATCGCGAGACGCTTTCGATGCCGAAGGCCGCGCGCAGCTTCCTGCAGGGCAACGATCCGGAGCCAGTCAAGACGACCGAGACCGACGCGCAGATGCTGTCGCGGGCATGCGACAAGCTGCTGCGGTTTGAGCGCGTGAACGTCATCAACGACGAGGCGCACCACTGCTACCGCCACAAGGTCGGTGGCGATGCCGAAGGCGCGCTGACCGGCGACGAGAAGAAGGAGGCCGAGGAGAACGAGGAAGCCGCCCGCCTTTGGATCAACGGCATCGAGGCGCTTGACCGGCAGCTGAAGAAGGGCAAGCGCACCGGTGGCGTTCGCGCGGTCTACGACCTGTCGGCGACGCCGTTCTTCCTGCGTGGCTCCGGCTACATCGAGGGGACTCTGTTCCCGTGGGTCGTGTCCGACTTCAGCCTGATCGACGCGATCGAGAGCGGCATCGTCAAGCTGCCGCGCGTCCCCGTCACCGACAATCTCGTGCAGACCGACACCGTCGTCTATCGCGATCTGTGGAAGCACATCGGCAAGTCGATGCCGAAGACGACCGCAGGCGCGAACAAGCTGAGTCCGTTCGACCTGAACCCGCTGCTGCTCACCGCGCTCAACTCTCTCTACAGCCATTATGCCGGCGAGTTCGAGCGATGGCAGCGGGCGGGCATCGGGGTGCCACCAGTCTTCATCGTCGTCTGCCAGAACACCGCCATCTCGAAGCTGGTGTTCGAGTGGATCGCCGGGTTCGAGCGTGGCGAGGCCCAGCAGGGCGAGCGCGCCGCGTTCCACGCCGGCCATCTCGAGCTGTTCCGCAACTATGACGAGCATGGTGGACGCCTGCCTCGCCCCCGCACGTTGCTGATCGACTCGCGTCAACTCGAAGCGGGCGAAGCGCTCGACAAGACCTTCAAGGACGCCGCCTCCGCCGAGATCGAGCAATTCAAGCGTGAACTCGCCGCACGCGAGGGCGCCGGCAGCGTCAAGGGCGACGTGAGCGAGGGCGACCTGCTCCGCGAGGTGATGAACACCGTGGGCCGCGTCGGCCGCCTCGGCGAGCAGATCCGCTGCGTCGTGTCAGTTTCAATGCTGACCGAAGGCTGGGACACGAACACCGTCACCCACATCCTCGGCGTCCGCGCCTTCGGGACGCAGTTGTTGTGCGAGCAGGTCGTCGGCCGCGGACTGCGCCGCCAGTCCTACGAACTCAACAAGGACGGGCTGTTCGACGTCGAGTACGCCGACATCATGGGCATCCCGTTCGACTTCGCGCGATCACCGCAAAAGGTGGACAACCCCAAACCGCCCAAGCCTGTCACCCGCGTCCACGCCATTGCCGAGCGCGCCGATCTCGAAATCCGCTTCCCCCGCGTCAGCGGCTATCGGCGCGAGCTGCCGTCCGAGCGGCTCGAAGCACAGTTCGACGAGGACAGCCGCCTCGTCATCACGCCCGAAGACATCGGCCCGACGTCAGTGACTATGGAAGGCATCGTAGGCGCGGGCGTCACCATTACGCCTGAGGTCCTAGCGAAGCTGCGTCCGTCCGAGATCAGCTTCAACCTCGCCAAGCACCTGCTCTACACGCACTTCCGCGACGAGGACGGCTTCCCCAAGCAGCATCTGTTTCCGCAGATCCAGCGTCTCGCCCGCCGCTGGATCGATGAGGGCTACCTCATCACCAAGGGCGTTCCGATTGGCGCGATCCTGTACCAGGAACAGCTCGCCCGCGCCGCCGAGAAGATCGACATCGCTTGCACGCGCGGTGGCGGCGGGCACATCGTCGCGGTGCTCGATCCCTACAATCCCGGCGGCTCGACGCGGCACGTCAACTTCATCACGACGAAGGAATGCTGGAAGACCGGTGCCCAGCCACCACGGTCGCAGATCAGCCACGTCGTCAAGGACTCGAGCTGGGAAGTCGCGCTTGCCCAGGCTCTGGAGGGGCACGACCGCGTGATCGCCTATGCCAAGAACCAGGCGCTCGGTTTCGAGATCCCGTATCTCGATGGCGGCACCACGCGGCGCTATCTGCCCGATTTCATCGTCCGCCTCGACGCGGGCGGCCCCGAGCCGCTCCATCTAGTGCTGGAAATGAAGGGCATGCGGGACGAAAGCGATAAGGCCAAGGCGCAGACCGCACGCGACCTGTGGGTGCCCGGCGTCAACGCACTCGGCGGCTACGGCCGCTGGGCGTTCGCCGAGTTCACCGATCCCTATACGACGGAAGACGAGTTTGCTGCACTCGTGAACTACATGATTGACGGAGTTGCTGCGTGA
- a CDS encoding DUF3883 domain-containing protein: MTKLLWVKFGWSEYYRGGPVDGNFPFIKDGEQGHEAWNFLRQDDGSYYCYTPPQGRDGSTPSNADATGWTVACLAKDPKQKGVHLVGWYENAVLEGKYAVRPAGFDSGASAPHDEFYYSIRAPKAFLVPPDERTEPFSHTSIRQGKYSLLAGPGVHVTDNKAEVRAIIEELIRRYTGVAIPNPDPKSAPDRDNDPVDPLRGFGTPEHRKKVEEAAVTAAVRELKKLGYTSRSREKENVGYDLEAVHKNGSALHVEVKGTSGAEPRLFMTRNEHDYREAPEWRLAMVVDALGTPDVRVYTLREFERAFDLAPLVWKGVRKAAV; this comes from the coding sequence GTGACCAAGCTTTTGTGGGTAAAATTTGGCTGGTCGGAATATTACCGCGGCGGACCAGTTGATGGCAACTTCCCCTTCATCAAGGACGGCGAACAGGGACACGAGGCTTGGAACTTCTTGCGGCAGGATGATGGTAGTTATTACTGCTACACTCCACCGCAAGGAAGAGACGGCTCAACGCCCAGTAATGCAGATGCAACGGGTTGGACCGTGGCCTGTCTTGCCAAAGACCCCAAGCAGAAAGGCGTGCATCTCGTCGGCTGGTATGAGAACGCCGTTCTAGAAGGCAAATATGCGGTGAGGCCAGCTGGTTTCGACTCGGGGGCTTCCGCGCCGCACGACGAGTTCTACTATTCGATCCGGGCACCCAAGGCTTTTCTCGTCCCACCGGACGAGCGCACCGAGCCATTCTCGCACACTAGCATTCGGCAGGGTAAATACTCGTTGCTCGCCGGCCCGGGCGTTCACGTCACCGATAATAAAGCTGAAGTGCGCGCGATCATCGAAGAACTTATTCGCCGTTACACTGGAGTTGCGATCCCCAACCCTGATCCCAAGTCCGCTCCCGATCGCGACAATGATCCCGTCGATCCGCTCCGCGGGTTCGGCACGCCCGAGCACCGCAAGAAGGTCGAGGAGGCGGCGGTCACTGCGGCCGTGCGTGAACTCAAGAAGCTCGGTTACACCTCAAGATCGCGGGAGAAGGAGAATGTCGGCTATGACCTCGAGGCAGTGCACAAGAACGGCAGTGCGCTGCACGTTGAAGTCAAAGGCACGTCGGGCGCGGAACCGCGCCTCTTCATGACCCGAAACGAGCACGATTATCGCGAAGCACCCGAGTGGCGGCTGGCGATGGTGGTAGATGCCCTCGGAACGCCAGACGTTCGCGTTTACACTCTTCGGGAGTTTGAGCGCGCTTTCGATCTAGCCCCGCTCGTCTGGAAAGGCGTTCGGAAGGCGGCTGTCTGA
- a CDS encoding UvrD-helicase domain-containing protein, translated as MNFLLADTFTAAFSRLATQDQKAVKASVFDLQMDPTGNGLQLHRIDKSKDQNFWSARVNRDVRLIVHRTGESMLVAYVDHHDDAYAWAERRRIEAHPRTGAVQIVEVRERVEDVAPPETFDFVAPQPALATAPQPHLFASLGDDALLSIGVPTDWLADVRAATEDGFFALAEHLPGEASEALLEYAATGALSAPMPATADPFAHPDALRRIRPIADQDELEQALAFPWEKWAVFLHPSQRDLTGRSFAGPARVAGSAGTGKTIVALHRAVRLARENPEARILLASFSQPLADAMARKLLVLAPETGGIVPRITTASFRGIAEQMYQLEHGLRPRIPSDAALRERLVEAAAAVQLKGFSPRFLLSEWTNVIDAWSIVSQEAYASVQRMGRKSRLGPNQRERLWPVFEAVRTALNAERYTTWAQVFTGPADGLADRSRKPFDHIVLDEAQDLAPAELRFFAALAPTGPDALFLAGDMGQRIFQHPYSWASLGVDVRGRSHTLKVCYRTSQQIRRAADHLLPAVLREVDGIEDERRGIVSVFDGPAPLVEVCENADAERVTVRATVTAWLEDGVAAREIGIFVRTPDLIGRARAALNGLLGADAITTVPMHLAKGLEFRAVVVMACDQGVLPLDERVADAADEAELDDIYETERRLLYVACTRAREHLLLTGVRPASEYLEDFRRA; from the coding sequence GTGAACTTCCTTTTAGCGGACACCTTCACCGCCGCGTTCAGCCGTCTGGCCACGCAGGACCAGAAGGCCGTGAAGGCCAGCGTATTCGATCTGCAGATGGACCCGACCGGGAACGGCCTTCAGCTCCACCGGATCGACAAGAGCAAGGATCAGAACTTCTGGTCGGCGCGGGTCAACCGCGACGTGCGGCTGATCGTCCACAGGACCGGCGAGTCGATGCTGGTCGCCTATGTCGATCACCACGACGATGCTTATGCTTGGGCCGAGCGCCGGCGGATCGAGGCGCATCCGCGGACCGGCGCGGTCCAGATCGTCGAGGTGCGCGAACGCGTCGAAGACGTCGCCCCGCCCGAGACGTTCGACTTCGTCGCGCCGCAGCCCGCGCTGGCCACAGCACCACAGCCGCACCTCTTCGCCTCGCTCGGCGACGACGCACTGCTGTCGATCGGCGTGCCGACGGACTGGCTCGCCGATGTCCGTGCCGCGACCGAGGACGGCTTCTTCGCACTCGCCGAGCATCTGCCGGGCGAAGCGTCCGAGGCCTTGCTGGAATATGCCGCGACCGGCGCGCTGTCGGCACCGATGCCGGCCACCGCCGATCCGTTCGCGCATCCGGACGCGCTGCGCCGTATCCGACCGATCGCCGACCAGGACGAACTCGAGCAGGCGCTGGCGTTTCCGTGGGAGAAGTGGGCCGTCTTCCTCCATCCGTCGCAGCGCGACCTGACCGGCCGCAGCTTCGCCGGCCCCGCGCGCGTCGCGGGATCGGCGGGGACCGGAAAGACGATCGTCGCCCTCCACCGCGCCGTACGGCTTGCGCGCGAGAACCCAGAAGCGCGCATCCTGCTCGCCAGCTTCTCGCAGCCTCTCGCCGATGCCATGGCGAGGAAGCTGCTGGTGCTGGCGCCCGAGACCGGCGGCATCGTCCCGCGCATCACCACGGCCTCATTCCGCGGCATCGCCGAACAGATGTACCAGTTGGAACACGGCTTGCGGCCCCGGATCCCCTCGGACGCCGCCCTGCGCGAGCGACTGGTCGAAGCCGCGGCGGCCGTGCAGCTCAAGGGCTTCTCGCCCCGCTTCCTGCTATCCGAATGGACGAACGTCATCGATGCTTGGAGCATCGTGTCGCAGGAGGCATACGCATCCGTTCAGCGCATGGGCCGCAAGAGCCGGCTCGGCCCGAACCAGCGCGAACGGCTGTGGCCTGTGTTCGAGGCGGTTCGAACCGCGCTGAACGCCGAGCGCTACACGACGTGGGCGCAGGTTTTCACCGGGCCGGCGGACGGGCTGGCCGATCGTTCGCGCAAGCCGTTCGATCACATCGTCCTTGACGAAGCGCAGGACCTGGCACCCGCCGAACTGCGCTTCTTCGCGGCGCTTGCGCCGACCGGTCCCGATGCGCTGTTCCTGGCCGGCGATATGGGTCAGCGCATCTTCCAGCATCCGTATTCCTGGGCGAGCCTGGGTGTGGACGTGCGCGGCCGGTCGCACACGCTCAAGGTCTGCTACCGGACATCACAGCAGATCCGGCGGGCAGCGGATCACCTGCTGCCTGCCGTCCTGCGCGAGGTCGATGGCATCGAGGACGAGCGGCGCGGCATCGTATCAGTATTCGATGGCCCTGCGCCGCTGGTCGAAGTTTGCGAGAACGCTGATGCGGAGAGGGTGACGGTGCGGGCGACAGTCACCGCATGGCTGGAGGACGGCGTCGCAGCGCGGGAGATCGGCATCTTCGTCCGCACTCCCGATCTGATCGGACGTGCCCGCGCGGCGCTCAACGGACTGCTCGGTGCCGACGCCATCACCACCGTGCCGATGCACCTAGCCAAGGGGCTGGAGTTCCGCGCCGTCGTGGTGATGGCCTGCGATCAGGGCGTTCTGCCCCTCGACGAGCGCGTCGCCGATGCTGCCGACGAGGCCGAGCTGGACGACATATACGAGACCGAGCGGCGCTTGCTCTATGTCGCCTGTACCCGTGCCCGCGAGCACCTGTTGCTGACGGGGGTCAGGCCGGCGTCGGAGTATCTTGAAGACTTTAGGCGCGCCTGA
- a CDS encoding helix-turn-helix transcriptional regulator, translating to MRDLEQTEGQNQERMNRYRLLFVEEWRRQRFTNAQMAKRLGKSLSLTNKLKAGTTPLTPPVIDKFVEVLGINPIRAMFAVDIAMSHMSYFDPGFQSACTTALTFFDQVMVEFGYARGLADFTTTSNVTAERVEETARMAASTLASSFLRSQPPGHGLS from the coding sequence ATGCGGGACCTGGAGCAAACCGAAGGGCAGAACCAAGAGCGGATGAACCGCTACCGTTTGCTGTTCGTGGAGGAATGGCGCCGGCAGCGGTTCACGAATGCCCAGATGGCGAAACGGCTCGGGAAGAGCTTGAGCCTCACCAACAAGCTCAAAGCCGGCACGACGCCGCTCACTCCCCCGGTAATCGACAAGTTTGTCGAGGTGCTCGGGATCAATCCCATTCGGGCCATGTTCGCGGTCGACATCGCCATGTCGCACATGAGCTACTTCGACCCCGGGTTTCAGTCCGCCTGCACGACGGCACTCACCTTCTTCGACCAGGTAATGGTGGAGTTCGGCTACGCGCGCGGCCTCGCCGATTTCACAACGACCAGCAACGTGACGGCCGAGCGAGTCGAAGAAACAGCACGGATGGCGGCCAGCACCCTGGCAAGCTCCTTCCTGCGCAGTCAGCCTCCCGGCCACGGCCTCTCCTGA